The Apium graveolens cultivar Ventura chromosome 11, ASM990537v1, whole genome shotgun sequence genome has a window encoding:
- the LOC141696364 gene encoding secreted RxLR effector protein 161-like, with protein sequence MAECKPTKYPMEPTLQMHKDENGKAVDSTDYKSAVGGLRYLVHTQPDIAYDVGIVSRYMERPTVMHWNAVKRILRYLKGSPGYSDSDLAGEIDDRKSTGGMVFYLNESVITWVSQKQRCVALSSCEAEFMAATAAAWVTGYQESGEPNLD encoded by the exons ATGGCAGAATGTAAACCTACAAAATACCCTATGGAACCAACATTGCAGATGCACAAAGATGAGAATGGCAAGGCTGTGGATTCAACTGATTATAAGAGTGCTGTGGGTGGACTGCGGTATTTGGTCCATACTCAACCAGATATAGCTTATGATGTAGGAATTGTCAGCCGCTATATGGAACGACCTACTGTCATGCATTGGAATGCTGTAAAACGGATTCTCCGTTACTTAAAGGGTAGTCCAG GGTATTCAGATAGTGACTTAGCAGGGGAAATTGATGACAGAAAGAGTACCGGGGGTATGGTGTTTTATCTCAATGAAAGTGTGATTACTTGGGTGTCACAGAAACAGCGTTGCGTAGCTCTGTCTTCCTGTGAAGCTGAATTTATGGCAGCTACGGCGGCAGCGTGGGTTACTGGGTATCAggaatctggagaaccaaattTAGATTAA